GAATGCGGAGTCGTGGTGAACGGCATAGAACGACCGGCAGACCAGCAAATGACGTAGGAACGCCTGTTGCAACCGGGCAGAGTAGTGCGTCAGGAGTTCCTGCACTGGTTCGCCGCGGCCGACAGCACGAACTACTGCAGTGGCAAGGTACGCCTCGCGCGCGGCGTGTCCCACACCTTCGCCACAAAGAGGATCGAATTGCAGCGCCGCACTGCCCGCACGGATCAGCTGCGAAGCGCAGAGTTCGCTTGCCATCGCCGGTGCGATGCTCACCGGTTCCAGACTGGCGGAGGCATCTTCCACCTGGAGGGCGACAAGACGGCTCTCCCGCAGGACCTCGTCCGGGTGATAGCCACAGCAGATAACGACGGCTTCAGTAAAGCTGGTCGGAAGCAGGAAGAGCCAACCCGCGGCGGTGGATTCCGCAAAGCAGCAGTGAGCGTCGGCTGACGTCCGGAGCTTCGCCCTGTGGAAGATTGCTCCGCGTTTGCCATAACGTATGACCGCCTCGCTGTCCCGCAGTTGTGTCTCGATCACCCAGCCGGAAGATGCTCGGTCCGATTCGCTTGTGAGAGTGTCGGGCAGATGGGAACGAAGCTCGTCGGCAAGCAGAATCTCCGGGATGCTAATACCGTGATGCTCAACGGTGACCGGTTCTTCGGCATCTCCCCAAAGGACGCTTCGACGCTGTATCGGCCACCCGAGTCGCGCAAACCTGTCGGTGCGATGGATCGTACTCAACAGTTGTATCGTCTGCGAACTCAATAACACCGATCGCTGGTGTTTGGATCGGCCTGACTGCATGGAAGCTGCAATGCCGCTCTGCGAGAGCAATTGTGCGATGCTGAGCGCAGCAATACCGTTTCCGGTGATCTGAACCTCGGCCAAAGCAATCTCCTGTGTGACGGCGAGTATTATGCGGATTCGGCGATCTTGGGAAACTCTGTTACCACCTGCGGTTGAAGCGGATGACCGAATGAGAGAGGCGCGGAAGCGTCATTCCAATGACATGAGACCGGGTCGAAGGATTTGATGCAGTCCACGGCGATCTCAGCGAACGCTCGTGTATTTTTGCGGAGACCGGCACGCTGTGAGACAGCTAGAACAATTCGCGATACCGGAACATCTTCCCGGATTTGGAGACAGACGAGCCTGTTGCTCGCGTAAGCATGGTCATGCAAAGGCTTAGTGTTCAGGATGGCGTATCCGGCTCCCGCCGCCACCAGGCCGCGCAACAGCTCGAGTGTTGTAACACGATGCCCAATCTGTGGTTTCCCGGCGTATCCGTCGAAGATCGAGGAGAGGTGGTCCTCATATTCGGGTCGGTCGAGCAGAATGAGAGGCTGATCGGTCAGCTGGTCCAGGCTTACGAAATTCTTGCGCGCCAACGGATGGGTACGGGCAAGCAAAACATAAGGTTTGAGCGTGACGAGAGGGATGGTCTGGATTGAAGGCTCTGGTTGCAGGTCGTACATCAGGGCAACATCGGTATCGCCCGATCGGAGCCGCTGGATCAGGCACTCCGTGGTGCCATCGAAGATAGTGGGAATCGTCTCCGGATGTGCCCGCTCGAATCGCTCCAGAATGCGCGGAAGAAAACACGGTCCAATCGTGGAAAGACATCCGATGCTGAGTCGCGGCGGCAAGCTTTCGTTCAAGCGGGCGGCGTGTCGTTGCAGGTTTTCGGCGCTATCCAGTACCTGCCGAGCCTCTGCAATAAAATCGCGGCCGGCGGAGGTTAGCGTGACACCGCGGGCTCGATGCCTTACGAAGCATTGCATCCCAAAGATCTGCTCGAGGTGAAGAATGGCAGCCGAAACTGCCGGTTGAGATACAAACAACGCCCTTGCCGCGGCAGAGACACTTCCGTGATCGGCTACTGCAATCAGGTATTTCAGTTGCTGAAGGGTATAGTTCACCGCGTAACTCCCAAAGAGCCTGAACCGGAAAAATGGTGTTGTCGAGAACGGGTGCGAAGCGAAATTAAAGCTACATTAACGCAGGATCCATTCGCCCGCAAATCCACAGAGCCCGATCCAGGGTTGTCGTTCACGATGTGCAGGGTTGTCTCGATAGTCGATTAAGTGTTTATTCATCAATGGTTTAACGTTTTTTCCCGGCGAGTCGATCGAACCGAAGAAAGCGAATACCCAACGTGTAAGAGCTGTTGAAGCGCCAAATCTTGTCGTTTGCCGTGAATTTGCGGACGTTCGCCAAATCGCCCGAACTTGCCCCGGAAGTCTCGTAAAGAGGTTAAGGAATGACAGATCCTCACTCGCTCAACATGGAGTTGCCGCTGGCACTCGGTCGCTCCGTTACGACTGCAGCAGCACCAACAACATCCCGCGAACGGAGCGGGCAGCAAGCCAAAGCCAGAAATGATTTCCAGCCGGTATGGTGGAATCCCGGCTTTGGCCGCATGCTGCTGATCTGGACATCGATCAGCACGTTGCTCTATGTCTGGAATTACGTCTTTCCGCCCAAGCCGTACGTGCATGATTTCATCGGCAGACTGCGATATATCTCGTGCTATTTGCCCTGGGCTGTCCTTACACCGCTCATCTTCCGCCTCGAGAATAAGTTTCCCCTGGGTGATCGTAAGGGCTTAAAGCATCTGTCGTACCTGGCTATGCTGAGCGTGCCCATCAGTGTGCTCGGGGCTTCGTCGATGTTGTTTTCGTTTCTGATCGTGTCGTCGGTCCTGCGCGGACACATCGTATACCCACGACGTGCTCTGAGCCTGGTGATAGAGTTCCCAGCCGCTGAAATTGTCTATTGGTGCAGCGTTGCAACGGGCTACTTTCTTCGTACCCGCTTTCAGCTCCATGAGCAGGAACGCCGTTCGGTCCAACTGGACCTGGAGAAGTCGCGGCTCGAGGCCAGCCTCAATCAGGCACAGCTTGAGGTACTGCGTTCAAGGTTGAATCCACACTTCCTCTTCAACAGCCTGCAGAACATCTCAGTGTTGATCGCAGAGAATCCAAAGCTGGCGAACCGCATGGTCGTTCATCTGGGGGATCTGCTTCGTGCCGTCCTTCGCAATGACTCGCAGCCAGAGAATTCGCTGCTCGAAGAGATCGAACTTACGCAGATCTATGTGGCGATGGAGCAGATGCGGTTCGGCAGCAGATTGCAGGTGACCTTTGACATCGATGCGGAGTCACATCAGGCGATGGTGCCGAGCTTTCTGCTACAGCCCATCGTCGAGAACGCCATCCTCCATGGCCTGCGGGAGATTAAGCGGAACGGCGTGATTACCATCTCAGGAGAGAGCAAGGGAAGCAGCCTTATCCTCACAGTGACAGATAACGGCGTCGGGCCCAGGGATCCGCACCGGATGA
This genomic window from Terriglobus albidus contains:
- a CDS encoding sensor histidine kinase; this translates as MTDPHSLNMELPLALGRSVTTAAAPTTSRERSGQQAKARNDFQPVWWNPGFGRMLLIWTSISTLLYVWNYVFPPKPYVHDFIGRLRYISCYLPWAVLTPLIFRLENKFPLGDRKGLKHLSYLAMLSVPISVLGASSMLFSFLIVSSVLRGHIVYPRRALSLVIEFPAAEIVYWCSVATGYFLRTRFQLHEQERRSVQLDLEKSRLEASLNQAQLEVLRSRLNPHFLFNSLQNISVLIAENPKLANRMVVHLGDLLRAVLRNDSQPENSLLEEIELTQIYVAMEQMRFGSRLQVTFDIDAESHQAMVPSFLLQPIVENAILHGLREIKRNGVITISGESKGSSLILTVTDNGVGPRDPHRMKMGVGLGSTCERLAKMYPERHSFSMCKPPQGGTEVRIAIPLHFREEQAA
- a CDS encoding LysR family transcriptional regulator is translated as MNYTLQQLKYLIAVADHGSVSAAARALFVSQPAVSAAILHLEQIFGMQCFVRHRARGVTLTSAGRDFIAEARQVLDSAENLQRHAARLNESLPPRLSIGCLSTIGPCFLPRILERFERAHPETIPTIFDGTTECLIQRLRSGDTDVALMYDLQPEPSIQTIPLVTLKPYVLLARTHPLARKNFVSLDQLTDQPLILLDRPEYEDHLSSIFDGYAGKPQIGHRVTTLELLRGLVAAGAGYAILNTKPLHDHAYASNRLVCLQIREDVPVSRIVLAVSQRAGLRKNTRAFAEIAVDCIKSFDPVSCHWNDASAPLSFGHPLQPQVVTEFPKIAESA